One part of the Mariniblastus fucicola genome encodes these proteins:
- a CDS encoding lipoate--protein ligase family protein, with protein MSTSIPQARQIVHAVSAGARNMAIDQAILESTVASGRTTLRFYGWSPATLSLGYFQKVADRQSHSPSESCPIVRRASGGGAIVHDDELTYSLCVATKGSIAKANAGLYDLVHNAILAALSEQGIAAELYEAAPDQEVKASKADPFLCFERRAVGDIILDGAKVGGSAQRRLKNALIQHGSLLLSRSRFAPELPGLKELSGKPIDESRLIESISAKVADAMQVKFVIGELSTDELNRAAEVESERFGSESWLNKK; from the coding sequence ATGTCAACTTCCATCCCTCAAGCTCGACAGATTGTTCACGCGGTGTCTGCCGGAGCACGCAACATGGCGATCGACCAGGCGATCCTCGAATCAACGGTTGCCAGCGGCCGAACGACGCTACGGTTTTACGGCTGGTCGCCGGCGACGCTTTCGCTGGGCTATTTCCAGAAAGTTGCCGATCGCCAATCCCATTCGCCGAGTGAATCTTGTCCCATCGTCCGCAGGGCGTCGGGCGGAGGCGCGATCGTTCATGATGATGAGCTGACTTATAGTCTGTGCGTTGCGACGAAAGGATCGATCGCGAAAGCCAACGCGGGATTGTATGACCTGGTCCACAATGCGATCCTGGCTGCGCTGTCAGAGCAGGGCATCGCTGCTGAGCTTTACGAGGCTGCGCCAGATCAGGAAGTCAAAGCCAGCAAAGCCGATCCGTTTTTGTGCTTCGAGCGTCGTGCCGTCGGCGACATTATTTTAGATGGCGCCAAAGTTGGAGGCAGTGCTCAGCGGCGTCTAAAAAATGCGTTGATTCAGCACGGAAGTTTGCTGCTGTCGCGTTCGAGGTTTGCGCCCGAACTTCCGGGACTGAAGGAACTGAGCGGAAAGCCGATCGACGAATCTCGGTTGATTGAGAGTATCAGCGCGAAAGTTGCCGATGCGATGCAGGTCAAGTTTGTCATCGGCGAACTATCCACTGACGAATTGAATCGAGCCGCTGAAGTCGAATCGGAACGGTTTGGATCCGAGAGCTGGTTAAACAAGAAGTAG
- a CDS encoding serine/threonine protein kinase, whose translation MKKLGPYDFEGTLGRGGMGTVFRGTHRETGELHAVKVLSPVYSHDDHFRGRFESEINALLQLDHPNIVKLISYGQEDGMLYFSMELIEGNSLFQMQKKGHRFNWRECLQIAKDVCQGLRHAHDRGIIHRDLKPGNLLMTQFNSVKITDFGIAKSFGNNQNTGDNILGTMDFMSPEQAKGEPVTFRSDLYSLGAVLYTLLSGRPPFTANSIEESLRNLTRVPAPKIGKAVPSVPKEIEDIIAKLMEKKPEKRVSTALALNHRLEDIEEALKTYSEAKTAETGSLKNPTEDDDEHLTLNIGKDMATITHITDHSTSSGSKGGASSSHAAMPTRADKTVVDSAVVSSDLPESTGRPRSDFHNRVSPMERASASQAEEDPIEARYGKGVLRTLLMLLAVVSLATIGMWTSYQTPSADQLYAEIQSNPPSAVLEQCERFMESYPEDERADIVKRTFEFGKATKYYSQLSNKLEARSNLIGKARLTEIERQFLQIANLAKSNFEAANNSMDAFVRVHDSNPDMSQRDRECVDAAKIFRLKIREDAQRQAKTNLNSIRNAMKRAAEDEPAEAAKTYRSIIALYDSMSEASNPEVRQLVKQAKQLLAKLPLGDAPDDASTSQQEPSDDE comes from the coding sequence ATGAAGAAGCTCGGCCCCTACGATTTTGAAGGAACGCTCGGCCGTGGCGGAATGGGCACAGTCTTTCGGGGAACGCACCGCGAAACGGGTGAGCTGCACGCCGTCAAAGTCCTTTCGCCAGTCTACTCGCACGACGATCACTTTCGCGGACGATTTGAATCTGAAATCAACGCTCTGCTGCAGTTGGATCATCCCAACATTGTGAAACTGATCAGCTACGGTCAGGAAGACGGCATGCTCTATTTTTCGATGGAGCTGATCGAAGGCAACAGCCTGTTCCAGATGCAAAAAAAAGGTCATCGTTTCAACTGGCGAGAGTGTCTGCAAATCGCCAAAGACGTCTGTCAGGGTTTGCGGCACGCACATGATCGCGGCATCATTCATCGCGATCTCAAGCCCGGCAACCTTTTGATGACGCAATTCAACTCGGTGAAGATCACGGACTTTGGAATCGCCAAAAGTTTCGGCAACAACCAGAACACGGGCGACAACATTCTTGGCACGATGGACTTCATGAGCCCGGAACAGGCCAAGGGAGAGCCGGTTACGTTTCGCAGCGATCTGTACAGCCTGGGCGCCGTGCTTTATACGCTGCTCTCGGGTCGGCCTCCGTTCACTGCCAACTCGATCGAAGAATCGTTGCGCAATTTGACTCGTGTTCCGGCGCCGAAAATTGGCAAAGCCGTGCCTAGCGTGCCGAAGGAAATTGAAGACATTATCGCCAAGCTGATGGAGAAGAAACCAGAGAAACGGGTTTCGACCGCACTGGCGCTGAACCATCGCCTCGAAGATATCGAAGAAGCTCTCAAGACGTACAGCGAAGCCAAAACCGCCGAAACGGGAAGCTTGAAGAATCCGACAGAGGATGACGACGAGCATCTTACGCTCAACATCGGCAAGGACATGGCCACGATTACTCACATCACCGACCATTCGACGTCCAGCGGCTCAAAGGGAGGCGCATCAAGCTCACACGCCGCGATGCCGACCCGAGCTGATAAAACGGTTGTCGACAGTGCCGTTGTCTCCAGCGATTTGCCTGAATCCACCGGCCGACCGCGCAGTGACTTTCACAATCGGGTCAGCCCAATGGAGCGGGCTTCCGCGTCGCAGGCTGAAGAAGATCCCATCGAAGCGCGATACGGCAAAGGAGTCCTGCGAACGCTGTTGATGCTGCTGGCGGTCGTTTCGCTCGCAACGATAGGGATGTGGACTTCGTATCAAACTCCCTCTGCAGACCAATTGTACGCTGAGATCCAGTCCAATCCGCCGTCGGCAGTTCTCGAGCAGTGCGAACGGTTCATGGAGTCATATCCGGAAGACGAACGGGCGGATATCGTCAAACGAACTTTTGAGTTTGGCAAAGCAACCAAGTATTACTCGCAGCTTTCAAACAAGCTTGAGGCACGATCGAACTTGATCGGTAAAGCTCGACTGACGGAGATCGAGCGACAGTTTTTGCAGATCGCGAATCTTGCGAAATCGAATTTCGAAGCCGCCAACAACAGCATGGATGCCTTCGTTCGCGTTCATGATTCCAACCCGGACATGTCGCAGCGTGATCGAGAATGTGTCGATGCCGCCAAGATTTTCAGACTGAAGATTCGTGAGGACGCTCAGCGACAAGCCAAAACGAACCTCAACAGTATTCGCAACGCCATGAAGCGTGCCGCAGAAGACGAACCAGCGGAAGCTGCCAAAACCTATCGTTCGATCATCGCGTTGTACGATTCGATGAGCGAAGCGTCCAACCCCGAAGTTCGCCAACTGGTAAAACAGGCCAAGCAATTGCTGGCCAAACTTCCGCTTGGGGATGCTCCGGACGACGCTTCAACTTCGCAGCAGGAACCGTCGGACGATGAATAG
- a CDS encoding cytochrome c family protein has protein sequence MLKVSAAVVFITCLVSHIGLQAAAQGLVCDPSKVMTFESCANCHGSEIRVWRQTPHFKTFEELSRNPKAREICSKMGLSSVKRSNVCIDCHFTLQEIDGRNKAVSGISCESCHGASRDWLALHNDYGGPTATKESESESHRKKRLKQSAKFGMNNTRDLYSIAMNCYSCHMVPNEDLVNIGGHTAGTAEFDLVRYSQGQIRHNFLRSNGAVNEQASQDRLRMMHVVGLIADLEFSTRATAIATENGTYGVNVAQRAAASAVKLFELQKAFNNEQVQRVLEAFAKAKLNTNNYEQLNEVADEIQQAGREFAVKNDGSEMAFVDALLPSPSQYK, from the coding sequence ATGCTCAAAGTTTCCGCTGCCGTCGTGTTCATCACGTGCCTTGTCTCTCACATCGGTTTACAGGCGGCTGCTCAGGGTCTGGTTTGCGATCCGTCCAAGGTGATGACGTTTGAGTCCTGTGCCAATTGTCATGGAAGCGAAATTCGGGTTTGGCGGCAAACGCCTCACTTCAAAACCTTCGAAGAACTCTCACGCAACCCGAAAGCTCGCGAAATCTGTTCGAAGATGGGGCTCAGTTCGGTCAAACGCAGTAACGTCTGCATCGATTGCCACTTCACGCTCCAGGAGATCGATGGCCGCAACAAAGCTGTATCCGGAATCTCCTGTGAGTCGTGCCACGGCGCTTCCCGCGACTGGCTGGCGCTGCACAATGACTACGGCGGTCCAACGGCAACGAAAGAATCCGAGTCAGAGTCGCATCGGAAGAAGCGGCTTAAACAAAGTGCCAAATTCGGCATGAACAATACGCGTGATCTGTATTCCATTGCAATGAACTGTTACAGCTGCCACATGGTCCCCAACGAAGACCTTGTCAACATCGGCGGTCACACTGCGGGAACTGCCGAGTTCGATCTGGTGCGCTATTCGCAGGGACAGATTCGGCACAATTTTCTACGTAGCAACGGAGCCGTTAACGAGCAGGCGTCTCAGGATCGACTGCGGATGATGCATGTCGTGGGGCTCATCGCTGATCTTGAGTTCAGCACCCGAGCCACCGCGATCGCGACCGAAAACGGGACTTACGGCGTCAACGTGGCCCAGCGAGCTGCCGCTTCGGCGGTGAAGCTGTTTGAGTTGCAGAAAGCATTCAACAACGAACAGGTACAACGTGTGCTTGAGGCATTTGCCAAAGCCAAACTGAACACCAACAATTACGAACAACTCAACGAAGTCGCAGACGAAATCCAACAGGCCGGTCGCGAGTTCGCGGTCAAAAATGATGGTAGCGAAATGGCGTTTGTCGACGCTCTGTTGCCCTCGCCCAGCCAATACAAATAA
- a CDS encoding peptide chain release factor family protein — translation MFVTSMPDSDPLTNPHPASWPTEKLLSGCDTQRTRRGGPGGQHRNKTETAIVVTHRESGVSGQASERRSQLDNREAAVFRLRLNLAISLRCDKPVQDEAALPSEMWRSRAVGGKLVVSPKHADFPALVAEALDWVFAYQFDLSSAAKQRLGLSTSQLVKFLKLCPEAWQLVQQNRVDAGLPRLK, via the coding sequence ATGTTTGTAACCTCAATGCCAGATTCAGATCCATTAACGAATCCACATCCAGCGTCCTGGCCGACAGAGAAGTTGCTGTCAGGTTGCGACACTCAGCGGACTCGCCGCGGCGGACCCGGTGGACAGCATCGAAATAAAACGGAAACCGCGATTGTGGTGACCCATCGTGAAAGCGGCGTCAGCGGGCAGGCCAGCGAGCGTCGAAGTCAGCTGGACAATCGAGAGGCAGCGGTTTTTCGATTGCGTTTGAATCTGGCGATCTCCCTCCGATGCGACAAACCGGTTCAGGATGAGGCTGCTTTGCCCAGCGAAATGTGGCGAAGTCGCGCCGTGGGCGGCAAGCTTGTCGTCAGCCCGAAACATGCAGACTTTCCCGCACTCGTTGCCGAAGCCCTCGATTGGGTTTTTGCCTACCAGTTCGATTTGAGTTCGGCGGCCAAGCAAAGATTGGGTTTGTCGACGTCGCAGCTGGTCAAGTTTTTGAAGCTCTGTCCGGAAGCCTGGCAGTTGGTCCAGCAGAACCGCGTGGATGCAGGCTTGCCGCGGTTGAAGTAG
- a CDS encoding DNA-3-methyladenine glycosylase family protein — protein sequence MSFSAQHVKAARLHLRKSDPKLGAIIKSVGPFTTKARRDRFGTLVRSIVSQQIATAAAEAIKSRLETAIEDNRKTARKRGQPYCPKTILDFSVDELREIGLSRQKATYVQSLAQHVVDGDVDLAEIHKLDDETIIESLTQVKGIGRWTAQMFLIFSLARLDVLPVDDLGVRTAVKNVYGLGDLPAKSEMEEIAEPWRPYASIASWYMWRSLELDEN from the coding sequence ATGTCCTTCTCCGCCCAGCACGTCAAAGCCGCCCGTCTGCATCTGCGAAAATCCGACCCCAAACTCGGCGCGATTATCAAGTCTGTCGGCCCGTTCACGACCAAGGCTCGTCGCGATCGTTTTGGAACGCTGGTTCGATCGATCGTCTCTCAACAAATCGCAACCGCAGCGGCAGAAGCGATCAAAAGTCGGCTGGAAACAGCGATTGAAGATAATCGCAAGACAGCTCGCAAGCGTGGTCAGCCTTATTGCCCCAAAACGATTCTGGATTTTTCAGTCGACGAGCTTCGTGAAATCGGACTCTCGCGACAGAAAGCAACCTACGTCCAGTCCCTGGCCCAGCACGTCGTCGATGGCGATGTTGATTTGGCCGAAATCCACAAACTCGACGATGAAACGATTATTGAATCGCTAACGCAAGTCAAAGGTATCGGGCGTTGGACCGCGCAAATGTTTCTCATATTTTCGCTGGCCCGATTGGATGTTTTGCCCGTGGACGACCTTGGCGTCAGAACCGCGGTCAAAAACGTTTACGGTCTGGGCGATCTTCCGGCGAAATCAGAAATGGAAGAAATCGCCGAGCCTTGGCGGCCGTACGCTTCAATCGCCAGCTGGTACATGTGGAGAAGCCTGGAGCTGGACGAGAATTGA
- a CDS encoding DUF971 domain-containing protein: MSLHPVELTKTEDRSIVIVWSDDVRHEIPYSALRKACHCAHCNEERINPKPAPPTNQLTVLSAAEARPLDIEVMHPVGNYAYNIHFSDGHSAGIYTFDLLRQIGDAVPKS; encoded by the coding sequence ATGAGTCTTCACCCTGTTGAATTGACGAAAACGGAAGATCGCAGCATCGTGATCGTATGGAGCGATGACGTGCGGCACGAAATTCCGTACAGCGCGCTTCGTAAAGCCTGCCATTGTGCTCACTGCAATGAAGAACGCATCAATCCAAAGCCTGCCCCGCCAACAAATCAGCTGACGGTCTTGTCGGCTGCGGAAGCTCGCCCGCTGGACATCGAAGTCATGCATCCGGTCGGCAACTACGCTTACAACATTCACTTTTCCGACGGTCACAGCGCCGGAATATACACTTTCGATTTGCTGCGGCAAATTGGCGATGCGGTTCCCAAAAGCTGA
- a CDS encoding phenylacetate--CoA ligase family protein, with the protein MWQLERTNSEHRKKILAQDRASFERAQAEQLFAFAELVREKNAFFRERLDGADAISSLDAFARVPLLKKHELIGDDGYAANLSFSREHYSRFHRTSGTTGRPLAVLDTKDDWQWWMEAWQHVLDSANMTESDRVLMAFSFGPFVGFWSAFDAAVERGALVMPTGAMSTEARLDLVLSSRATIVFCTPSYALHMAQVAEQKSIDLASSAVRKIIVAGEPGGSVPEIRASIESKWNAGVVDHAGATEVGPWGFADAAGTGLYVNESQFFPEFLDVETNQPLDKNSPATEGQVCQLVITTIGRLGCPVLRYLTGDLVRPTWKTDSSFVFLDGGVLGRSDDMMIIRGVNVFPTSLEKILRGFDSVDEFQLIAWRDGQMDQLRVRVEDRLGDPNRIANEIQIRLGLRVEVEVVESGSLPRFEMKGKRFLDQR; encoded by the coding sequence ATGTGGCAACTGGAACGAACCAATTCTGAACATCGAAAAAAGATACTGGCTCAAGACCGAGCCAGCTTTGAACGCGCCCAGGCCGAACAGCTGTTTGCGTTTGCCGAACTGGTCCGCGAAAAGAATGCGTTCTTTCGGGAACGGCTTGATGGCGCCGATGCCATTTCGAGTCTCGACGCGTTCGCTCGTGTGCCGTTGCTGAAAAAGCACGAGCTAATTGGCGACGACGGCTATGCCGCGAACCTGTCGTTTTCGCGAGAGCACTACAGTCGATTCCATCGGACTTCCGGAACGACGGGCCGTCCGCTGGCAGTGCTGGACACGAAAGACGACTGGCAGTGGTGGATGGAGGCTTGGCAACACGTGCTCGATTCAGCCAACATGACCGAATCGGATCGTGTTCTGATGGCGTTTAGCTTTGGTCCTTTCGTCGGATTTTGGTCGGCTTTCGACGCGGCAGTCGAACGCGGGGCTTTGGTGATGCCGACAGGAGCGATGAGCACCGAAGCGCGGCTTGATCTGGTTCTGTCTTCGCGAGCGACGATTGTTTTTTGCACGCCCAGCTACGCACTGCATATGGCTCAGGTTGCTGAACAGAAATCGATTGACCTCGCGAGCAGCGCCGTTAGAAAAATCATCGTCGCTGGAGAGCCAGGCGGATCCGTTCCGGAAATTCGCGCTTCCATTGAATCCAAATGGAACGCGGGCGTCGTGGATCATGCCGGAGCGACCGAAGTCGGACCGTGGGGGTTCGCTGATGCTGCCGGAACCGGGCTGTATGTCAACGAGTCGCAGTTCTTTCCAGAATTTTTGGACGTCGAAACGAACCAACCGCTGGACAAGAATTCGCCTGCCACCGAAGGTCAGGTTTGTCAGCTGGTGATCACGACAATCGGTCGGCTTGGTTGTCCGGTGCTACGATACTTGACCGGAGACCTCGTGCGTCCAACCTGGAAGACAGACTCATCGTTTGTGTTTCTCGACGGCGGTGTGCTGGGGCGATCCGACGATATGATGATCATCCGTGGCGTAAACGTTTTTCCAACATCGTTGGAGAAAATTCTACGTGGGTTTGATAGCGTCGACGAATTTCAGCTGATCGCGTGGCGTGATGGGCAGATGGATCAGCTGAGGGTTCGCGTTGAGGACCGTTTGGGGGATCCGAACAGGATTGCGAACGAGATTCAGATCCGGTTGGGTTTGCGTGTCGAGGTAGAGGTCGTTGAATCTGGATCGCTGCCACGGTTTGAGATGAAAGGCAAAAGGTTTCTGGATCAAAGATGA
- a CDS encoding 2Fe-2S iron-sulfur cluster-binding protein, translating into MSQHGLGTTFMFGIDSIILFLGIGLCAAALLGVASWAGQTLMSLTGTNQAHQESTRWMREAIRLRASNKSVKSNAGAWNGYRDFIVTKMVRECVNTVSVYLAPEDGKPIPGFKPGQHITLKFQPKGKSKPLIRCYSLSGAPGNPYYRVTVKHVADRGGDKGPGVVSTIVNFGTRVGHRIPIKAPSGHFYLDEQSDDVAVLLAGGIGITPMVSMLDHLLATNPNRSVVLIHGVRNSEEQQFKEYLGEKAAENANVHVINCYSRPQPDDIKGVDYQVQGFVSIDLLKAIIPGENCQFYLCGPPAFMESLHSGLEEWGIDASRIKYEQFGPSTIKKSTAGNETKHDSPDPVSFLESNEVALWNSSFESLLELAEANDIPIESGCRAGSCGTCETAIVSGKVRYTTGDKVSCNPGCCLPCIAVPDGALELEV; encoded by the coding sequence ATGAGCCAACACGGACTTGGCACTACCTTCATGTTTGGAATCGACAGCATCATTTTATTCTTGGGCATCGGACTGTGCGCCGCAGCATTGCTGGGCGTTGCCTCGTGGGCCGGGCAGACTTTGATGTCTCTGACTGGCACCAATCAGGCCCATCAGGAGTCAACCCGCTGGATGCGGGAGGCGATTCGACTGCGTGCCAGTAACAAGTCAGTAAAAAGCAATGCCGGTGCATGGAACGGATATCGTGACTTTATCGTTACCAAAATGGTTCGCGAGTGCGTCAACACAGTGTCCGTCTACCTCGCGCCAGAAGACGGAAAACCGATTCCGGGTTTCAAGCCCGGGCAGCACATCACGCTGAAGTTCCAGCCCAAAGGAAAATCAAAACCGCTGATTCGCTGTTACTCATTGTCGGGAGCACCAGGCAATCCGTACTATCGCGTGACGGTGAAGCACGTTGCCGACCGAGGCGGCGACAAGGGCCCGGGCGTGGTTTCCACGATTGTCAATTTCGGTACGCGTGTCGGACATCGAATTCCAATCAAGGCACCGTCGGGCCATTTTTACCTGGACGAACAATCTGACGACGTCGCCGTCCTGTTGGCCGGTGGAATCGGAATCACACCGATGGTCAGCATGCTGGACCATTTGCTGGCCACGAACCCGAATCGATCCGTCGTGTTGATTCACGGCGTTCGCAACAGCGAGGAACAGCAGTTCAAAGAGTACCTTGGCGAGAAAGCTGCCGAAAACGCAAACGTGCACGTCATCAATTGCTACTCTCGTCCTCAGCCTGACGACATCAAAGGCGTCGACTATCAGGTTCAGGGGTTCGTCTCGATTGACCTGCTCAAAGCCATCATTCCCGGCGAAAATTGTCAGTTCTATCTTTGCGGGCCACCGGCGTTTATGGAATCTTTGCACTCGGGCCTGGAAGAGTGGGGCATCGACGCGTCGCGCATCAAGTACGAACAGTTCGGCCCTTCGACGATCAAGAAATCGACCGCTGGAAACGAAACCAAACACGATTCTCCGGACCCGGTTTCGTTTCTCGAGTCCAATGAAGTCGCGCTCTGGAATTCCAGTTTCGAATCCTTGTTGGAGCTTGCCGAAGCCAACGACATTCCGATCGAATCCGGTTGCCGGGCTGGCAGTTGCGGCACATGTGAAACGGCGATCGTCAGCGGAAAAGTCCGATACACGACGGGGGATAAAGTCAGTTGCAATCCTGGCTGTTGCTTGCCATGCATTGCGGTTCCTGACGGTGCTCTTGAGTTGGAGGTGTAG
- the alaS gene encoding alanine--tRNA ligase, translating into MKTDEIRQRYLDFFKSKGHTVCTSDVLVPKWDPTVLFTPAGMNPFKDHFLGNVELEFTRATSSQKCLRTGDIENVGRTAYHHTFFEMLGNFSFGDYFKKDAIHWAWEFLVDKQWMGIDPERLTVTVYLDDDEASDIWHKEVGLPLDRIERLGEHDNFWPAGAPTDGPDGVCGPCSEIFFHPDDGPECEIWNLVFTQFNRSGDPPNNLSPLPSKNIDTGMGLERMAATLQGVETNFHIDSLLPIVHAAAEVCGIKYEANTDNGRRMRRITDHVRACTMAIHENVLPGKEKENYTVRRLLRRAVLQGYQIGLRDPFLAQLVPAVVDSLKVPYPELAQTVDSVQKAITNEENDFYHLIENNLRFVEQMIEDAKQSKATEIDAAEAARLFQTRGVPPELTSELAAEAELGFNWDNYQAEMARHGAASGTLVDGVMGNSGPIDEFKNKLKKTTFTGYDCTSGTATVLGIGDVETSLEEIDASNGQCVVVLSETPFYARSGGQESDFGTLTNDGVEFEVIDMEKTGDLFIHVGVVKSGKLKVGDEVTATVDPERRAAVCRAHSATHILHYALQQNLGEHATQRGSRVDDDKLRFDFANQGAIPSETLSAIETMTLEKISEGVDVKWETVSLDDAKKAGAMMLFGEKYPDPVRMVSIGGFSKELCGGTHLNNSSDVMAFEIVSESGTAAGTRRIEALTGKRAIENQQEVKAASQEVAKLLGVDASQVGSAVKGLFGEVRDLKKQAASGKANSKPNDTKLPAVNAKAGYLEIRNELFSAASLLNVPTSEISARVQSLLSEKQSLLEQIEKLAVAAELSADDLIAEGVQKGEVLVISKSLPLATPDLMRQLIDQIRKKTNPVAVFFATSPGPGKVMLIAGLSRDLVERGIKAGDWVKTVAPVVGGNGGGKPDLAQAGGKNPENIEQAIQEAVSFIESKI; encoded by the coding sequence ATGAAAACTGACGAAATTCGCCAACGCTATCTCGATTTTTTCAAATCAAAAGGGCACACCGTCTGCACCAGCGACGTGCTGGTTCCCAAATGGGACCCGACGGTTCTGTTCACGCCCGCGGGAATGAATCCGTTCAAGGATCACTTTCTGGGGAATGTGGAACTTGAGTTCACACGCGCGACCAGTTCGCAAAAATGCCTTCGAACCGGCGACATTGAAAACGTCGGCCGCACGGCCTATCACCACACCTTTTTTGAGATGCTGGGCAACTTCAGCTTTGGTGACTATTTCAAAAAAGACGCCATCCATTGGGCCTGGGAGTTTCTGGTCGACAAGCAATGGATGGGGATCGATCCCGAACGCCTGACGGTCACTGTTTACCTGGACGATGACGAAGCCTCCGACATCTGGCACAAGGAAGTCGGCCTGCCGCTCGATCGCATAGAACGGCTTGGCGAGCACGATAACTTTTGGCCAGCGGGAGCTCCGACCGACGGTCCCGATGGAGTCTGCGGTCCGTGCAGCGAAATTTTCTTTCATCCCGACGATGGACCTGAATGCGAAATTTGGAATCTGGTTTTTACGCAGTTCAATCGCAGTGGCGATCCGCCAAACAACCTTTCTCCGTTGCCAAGCAAGAACATTGACACGGGCATGGGCCTGGAGCGAATGGCGGCAACGTTGCAGGGAGTGGAGACGAACTTTCATATCGATTCGCTGCTGCCGATTGTGCATGCGGCAGCGGAAGTTTGCGGCATCAAATACGAAGCCAACACAGACAACGGTCGTCGCATGCGTCGCATCACGGATCATGTCCGCGCGTGCACGATGGCGATCCATGAAAATGTCTTGCCGGGAAAAGAAAAAGAAAACTATACGGTTCGCCGATTGCTTCGCCGCGCAGTTTTGCAGGGCTATCAAATCGGACTCCGCGATCCGTTTTTGGCTCAACTGGTCCCCGCTGTTGTTGATTCGCTCAAAGTTCCCTATCCAGAGCTTGCTCAAACGGTCGACAGTGTTCAGAAAGCGATCACGAACGAGGAAAATGACTTTTATCATCTGATCGAAAACAACCTTCGTTTTGTCGAGCAAATGATCGAAGACGCGAAACAAAGCAAGGCCACCGAGATCGACGCTGCAGAAGCGGCGCGGCTGTTCCAGACTCGCGGCGTTCCACCGGAGTTGACTTCCGAGTTGGCTGCAGAAGCTGAATTGGGTTTCAACTGGGATAATTACCAGGCTGAAATGGCCCGGCACGGCGCTGCCAGTGGAACACTGGTCGATGGCGTCATGGGGAACTCCGGACCGATCGACGAGTTCAAGAACAAGCTGAAAAAGACGACTTTTACCGGATACGATTGCACTTCGGGAACGGCGACGGTGCTCGGGATCGGCGATGTAGAAACTTCGCTGGAAGAAATCGATGCGTCCAACGGCCAGTGCGTGGTCGTGCTTTCCGAGACTCCGTTTTACGCTCGGTCCGGCGGTCAGGAATCGGACTTTGGCACGCTGACCAATGACGGCGTCGAATTCGAAGTCATCGATATGGAGAAAACGGGCGACCTGTTTATCCATGTCGGCGTTGTAAAATCTGGCAAGCTAAAAGTCGGCGACGAAGTGACCGCAACGGTTGATCCGGAACGTCGCGCCGCTGTTTGTCGTGCTCATTCGGCAACGCATATTTTGCACTACGCATTGCAACAGAATCTTGGCGAACATGCGACGCAACGTGGCTCGCGAGTCGACGATGACAAACTGCGTTTCGATTTTGCGAACCAGGGAGCCATCCCGAGCGAAACGCTTTCGGCGATTGAAACGATGACGCTGGAGAAGATCAGCGAAGGCGTCGACGTGAAATGGGAAACTGTATCGCTGGACGATGCCAAGAAGGCCGGAGCGATGATGCTGTTCGGCGAAAAATATCCAGACCCGGTCCGCATGGTATCGATCGGCGGTTTCAGCAAGGAGCTTTGCGGCGGCACGCATTTGAACAACAGTTCTGACGTGATGGCGTTTGAGATCGTTTCGGAATCCGGAACGGCAGCGGGCACGCGACGAATCGAGGCGCTTACCGGAAAGCGTGCGATCGAAAACCAACAGGAAGTCAAAGCCGCGTCACAGGAAGTCGCCAAACTGCTTGGCGTCGACGCGTCGCAAGTCGGTTCGGCCGTGAAGGGACTGTTCGGCGAAGTTCGCGACCTGAAAAAACAGGCGGCTTCCGGGAAAGCGAATTCTAAACCTAACGATACGAAGCTGCCGGCGGTCAATGCGAAAGCGGGCTATCTGGAGATCCGTAATGAGCTCTTTTCAGCGGCGTCGCTGCTGAATGTTCCGACTTCCGAGATTTCGGCTCGAGTCCAATCGTTGTTGAGCGAGAAACAGTCCTTGTTGGAGCAAATCGAGAAGCTTGCCGTAGCGGCCGAGTTGTCGGCTGATGACCTGATCGCCGAGGGCGTGCAGAAGGGGGAAGTTTTGGTGATTTCGAAGTCGCTTCCGCTGGCTACGCCGGACCTGATGCGTCAGTTAATCGACCAAATTCGGAAGAAAACCAATCCTGTGGCGGTGTTTTTTGCAACTTCACCGGGTCCTGGGAAGGTAATGCTGATCGCTGGCCTGTCGCGAGACCTCGTGGAACGCGGTATAAAGGCTGGGGATTGGGTCAAAACTGTCGCGCCCGTTGTGGGCGGAAACGGCGGTGGGAAACCGGACCTTGCTCAGGCAGGGGGAAAAAATCCGGAGAACATTGAACAGGCGATTCAAGAGGCCGTATCGTTCATTGAATCCAAAATCTAA